AGTACTCCCGAAACATGTAAGGAGTCAAAGTGCTTTTTGCGCCTGACACCGAGGTAGCCCTCCGTAGCGTCGTTAATCTCATCAACACCGCCGCCAACGGAGAGGAAGCGCTGGTCACCGTGCAGGACCTCAACGCCTTCCTGGACGCCGAAGAGTTCACAGGCTCGCGGGTCCATACGCCGGCGGAGTTGGATAGCATCAAGCACTTGCGTCGCGAACTGGCAGCCCTGTGGAGCGCCGATGAGGACACGGCGGCAAAGTCCGTCAACAAGCTGCTCGCCGACGCAAAAGCACTCCCCCAGCTCGTCAAACATGACCACTGGGACTGGCACCTCCACGCCACAACCCCGGAAGCGCCGCTGGCAGATCGGATGGGCACCGAAGCTGCTATGGCCATCATCGACGTCGTCCGAAGCAAGGAAATGGATCGCATGCGCGTATGCGCTGCGGAGGACTGCGATGCCGCCGTCCTGGATCTCAGCCGCAACCGCTCCAAGCTCTACTGCGACACCGGCAACTGCGCCAACCGCGCCCACGTCGCGGCATACCGGGCAAGAAAAGCCGCCGAGGGCGTGTGATGCCGGCATAACTGCGGCCGCGCGTCTATACGGTCATCCAC
The sequence above is a segment of the Arthrobacter sp. StoSoilB22 genome. Coding sequences within it:
- a CDS encoding CGNR zinc finger domain-containing protein is translated as MLFAPDTEVALRSVVNLINTAANGEEALVTVQDLNAFLDAEEFTGSRVHTPAELDSIKHLRRELAALWSADEDTAAKSVNKLLADAKALPQLVKHDHWDWHLHATTPEAPLADRMGTEAAMAIIDVVRSKEMDRMRVCAAEDCDAAVLDLSRNRSKLYCDTGNCANRAHVAAYRARKAAEGV